The Streptomyces aurantiacus genome includes a region encoding these proteins:
- a CDS encoding IclR family transcriptional regulator, producing MTAETSQTLDRGLRVLKLLADTDHGLTVTELSNKLGVNRTVVYRLLATLEQHALVRRDLGGRARVGLGVLRLGRQVHPLVREAALPALRSLAEDIGATAHLTLVDGTEALAVAVVEPTWTDYHVAYRAGFRHPLERGAAGKAILAARTATADEPGYTLTHGELEAGASGAAAALIGVTGVEGSVGVVMLADAVPERVGPRVVDAAREVADALR from the coding sequence GTGACCGCGGAAACCTCCCAGACGCTCGACCGGGGACTGCGTGTCCTCAAGCTGCTCGCCGACACCGACCACGGTCTGACCGTCACCGAGCTGTCCAACAAACTCGGAGTCAACCGGACCGTCGTGTACCGGTTGCTCGCCACCCTGGAGCAGCACGCCCTCGTGCGCCGCGACCTCGGCGGCCGTGCCCGCGTCGGGCTCGGCGTGCTGCGGCTCGGCCGCCAGGTGCATCCGCTCGTCCGCGAGGCCGCGCTGCCCGCCCTGCGGTCGCTGGCCGAGGACATAGGCGCGACCGCCCACCTCACGCTGGTCGACGGCACGGAGGCGCTCGCCGTCGCCGTGGTCGAGCCGACGTGGACCGACTACCACGTGGCCTACCGCGCCGGGTTCCGGCATCCGCTGGAGCGGGGCGCGGCCGGAAAGGCGATCCTCGCCGCGCGGACCGCGACCGCGGACGAGCCCGGCTACACCCTCACGCACGGCGAGCTTGAGGCCGGCGCGAGCGGGGCGGCGGCGGCACTGATCGGCGTCACGGGCGTGGAGGGCAGCGTGGGCGTGGTCATGCTCGCGGACGCCGTACCGGAACGGGTGGGCCCGCGTGTCGTGGACGCGGCCCGGGAGGTGGCCGACGCCCTGCGGTGA
- a CDS encoding S16 family serine protease, with protein MPPRLSRLSRPRAVAVCALPVVALLATAAFAPLPFALAQPGMTANVLGENRGDPVITISGADTRRTSGQLRMTTIEATGPDADVSLGDVLGGWFRTDRAVMPRDAVYPNGDSVKEIEKYNSEEMRKSQDTATEAALDHLGEQGDGIEVTLKLADVGGPSAGLLFSLGIVDKLDGDGSGGDLTGGRVVAGTGTIDADGKVGAVGGVALKTQAARRDGATVFLVPKAECSDAESELPKGLRLIPVTTLKSAVSALVALEKGQGSVPTC; from the coding sequence GTGCCTCCTCGCCTCTCGCGTCTCTCCCGCCCCCGGGCTGTCGCCGTCTGCGCGCTGCCCGTCGTGGCGCTGCTCGCCACGGCCGCGTTCGCGCCGTTGCCGTTCGCGCTGGCCCAGCCCGGCATGACGGCGAACGTCCTGGGCGAGAACCGCGGCGACCCGGTGATCACGATCTCCGGCGCGGACACCCGCAGGACGAGCGGGCAGCTGCGGATGACGACCATCGAGGCGACGGGCCCGGACGCGGACGTGAGCCTGGGTGACGTGCTCGGCGGCTGGTTCCGTACGGACCGTGCCGTGATGCCGCGCGACGCGGTCTACCCGAACGGGGACAGCGTCAAGGAGATCGAGAAGTACAACTCCGAGGAGATGAGGAAGTCCCAGGACACCGCCACCGAGGCGGCCCTGGACCACCTCGGCGAGCAGGGGGACGGCATCGAGGTCACCCTGAAGCTCGCCGATGTGGGAGGCCCGAGCGCCGGGCTCCTCTTCTCCCTCGGCATCGTCGACAAACTGGACGGCGACGGCAGCGGCGGCGACCTCACGGGCGGCCGGGTCGTCGCGGGTACGGGAACGATCGACGCCGACGGGAAGGTCGGCGCGGTCGGGGGAGTGGCCCTCAAGACACAGGCCGCCCGGCGCGACGGTGCGACGGTCTTCCTGGTCCCGAAGGCGGAGTGCTCGGACGCGGAGTCGGAGCTGCCGAAGGGACTCCGACTCATTCCGGTGACGACGCTGAAGAGCGCGGTCAGTGCTCTGGTGGCACTGGAGAAGGGGCAGGGCTCCGTCCCCACCTGTTAG